In one window of Mesorhizobium sp. B2-1-1 DNA:
- a CDS encoding LL-diaminopimelate aminotransferase, which yields MEEFHKVRRLPPYVFEQVNRLKASARSRGADIIDLGMGNPDLPTPKAIVDKLCEVVRDPRTHRYSSSRGIPGLRRAQAAYYQRRFGVKLDPDTQVVATLGSKEGFANMAQAITAPGDVILCPNPTYPIHAFGFIMSGGVIRSLQVEPDDGFIPAVERGIRHSIPKPLALILNYPSNPTALVASLDFYKDVVAFAKKNDIIILSDLAYSEIYFDGNPPPSVLQVPGAIDVCVEFTSMSKTFSMPGWRMGFAVGNERLISALTRVKSYLDYGAFTPIQVAAAHALNGDGADIAEVRDIYHKRRDVMVDAFGRAGWTIPAPAASMFAWAPIPEPFRHLGSLEFSKLLIEHADVAVAPGVGFGEHGDDFVRVALVENEHRIRQAARNIKRFLATSAKQPNNVVPLSAHR from the coding sequence ATGGAAGAGTTTCACAAGGTCCGCCGGCTTCCGCCCTATGTCTTCGAGCAGGTCAACCGGCTCAAGGCCAGCGCCCGCTCGCGCGGCGCCGACATCATCGATCTCGGCATGGGCAATCCGGACCTGCCGACGCCCAAGGCAATCGTCGACAAGTTGTGCGAAGTGGTGCGCGATCCGCGCACCCATCGCTATTCCTCCTCGCGCGGCATTCCGGGCCTGCGCCGCGCCCAGGCCGCTTACTATCAGCGCCGCTTCGGCGTGAAGCTTGATCCCGATACGCAAGTGGTGGCAACGCTGGGTTCGAAAGAAGGCTTCGCCAACATGGCGCAGGCGATCACCGCCCCTGGCGACGTGATCCTGTGCCCGAATCCAACCTACCCGATCCATGCTTTCGGCTTCATCATGTCGGGCGGCGTCATCCGGTCGCTGCAGGTGGAACCCGATGACGGTTTCATCCCGGCGGTCGAGCGCGGCATCCGCCATTCGATTCCGAAGCCGCTGGCGCTGATCCTCAACTACCCGTCGAACCCGACGGCGCTGGTCGCCTCGCTCGATTTTTACAAGGACGTGGTGGCGTTCGCGAAGAAGAACGACATCATCATCCTGTCGGACCTTGCCTATTCGGAGATCTATTTCGACGGCAATCCGCCGCCTTCGGTGCTGCAGGTGCCGGGCGCGATCGACGTTTGCGTCGAGTTCACCTCCATGTCGAAGACCTTCTCCATGCCCGGCTGGCGCATGGGCTTTGCGGTCGGCAACGAGCGGCTTATCTCGGCGCTGACCCGGGTGAAATCCTATCTCGATTACGGTGCGTTCACCCCGATCCAGGTGGCGGCCGCACACGCCCTCAACGGCGATGGCGCCGACATCGCCGAAGTGCGCGACATCTACCACAAGCGGCGCGACGTGATGGTGGATGCCTTCGGCCGCGCGGGCTGGACCATTCCGGCTCCGGCTGCGTCCATGTTCGCCTGGGCGCCGATTCCCGAGCCGTTCCGCCATCTCGGCTCGCTCGAATTCTCCAAGCTGCTCATCGAACATGCCGACGTTGCGGTGGCGCCAGGCGTCGGCTTCGGCGAACACGGCGATGATTTCGTGCGTGTCGCGCTGGTCGAGAACGAGCACCGGATCCGGCAGGCGGCGCGCAACATCAAGCGCTTCCTGGCGACCAGTGCCAAGCAACCCAACAATGTCGTGCCGCTTTCCGCCCATCGGTAA
- a CDS encoding homoserine dehydrogenase, whose amino-acid sequence MAEALRVGIAGLGTVGASVARVLRNKAAELTRQCGRDIVVSAVSARDPKRDRGVDLNAAKWFDDPVKMAQAAEIDVFVELIGGDEGPAFAAVRAALEAGRHVVTANKALLAKHGVALAEIAEKKGVLLNYEAAVAGGIPVIKTMREAMAGNSVTRVFGILNGTCNYILTRMEAEGISFDACLKDAQRLGYAEADPTFDIEGHDTAHKLSILTSLAFGTKIAANDIYMEGISNITQADIRAAGDLGYRIKLLGVAQRTESGIEQRVHPTMVPTASVIAQVHGVINAVAIETDILGELLLSGPGAGGNATASAVIGDIADIAKSRPGFQHGPVFGRPARELKPYKKAQMRSHAGGYFIRLTVHDRIGVFAAIAKRMADNDISLESIVQHAISGEAAAQKTVILVTHETTEAAVRKAVDGITKDGHLTDKPQVIRIERAG is encoded by the coding sequence ATGGCTGAAGCTCTGCGTGTTGGAATTGCCGGCCTCGGCACGGTCGGCGCCTCGGTGGCGCGCGTGCTGCGCAACAAGGCGGCGGAGCTGACACGGCAGTGTGGGCGCGACATCGTCGTATCGGCGGTTTCGGCGCGTGATCCCAAGCGCGACCGCGGCGTCGATCTCAATGCCGCCAAATGGTTCGACGATCCGGTCAAGATGGCGCAGGCCGCCGAGATCGACGTTTTCGTCGAGCTGATCGGCGGCGACGAGGGGCCGGCGTTCGCGGCGGTCAGGGCGGCGCTCGAAGCCGGCCGCCATGTCGTTACCGCGAACAAGGCGCTGCTGGCCAAACATGGCGTCGCGCTCGCCGAGATCGCCGAGAAGAAGGGCGTGCTGCTCAACTACGAGGCCGCGGTGGCGGGCGGCATTCCCGTTATCAAGACGATGCGCGAGGCGATGGCCGGCAACTCGGTCACCCGTGTCTTCGGTATTCTCAACGGTACCTGCAACTATATCCTGACCCGGATGGAGGCCGAAGGCATCTCGTTCGACGCCTGCCTCAAGGACGCGCAGCGGCTGGGCTATGCCGAGGCCGACCCGACCTTCGACATCGAAGGCCATGACACCGCGCACAAACTGTCGATCCTGACCAGCCTGGCCTTCGGCACCAAGATCGCCGCCAACGACATCTACATGGAAGGCATCTCGAACATCACCCAGGCCGATATCCGTGCGGCCGGCGATCTCGGCTACCGGATCAAGCTACTTGGCGTTGCCCAGCGCACCGAGAGCGGCATCGAGCAGCGCGTGCATCCGACCATGGTGCCGACGGCCTCGGTGATCGCGCAGGTCCACGGCGTCATCAATGCGGTGGCGATCGAGACCGACATCCTCGGCGAACTGCTGCTCTCCGGCCCCGGCGCCGGCGGCAATGCCACCGCCTCGGCCGTCATCGGCGACATCGCCGATATCGCAAAGAGCCGTCCCGGCTTCCAGCACGGCCCGGTATTCGGCAGGCCGGCGAGGGAATTGAAGCCTTACAAGAAGGCGCAGATGCGCAGCCATGCCGGCGGCTACTTCATCCGGCTGACCGTGCATGACCGCATCGGCGTGTTCGCGGCCATCGCCAAGCGCATGGCCGACAACGATATCTCGCTGGAATCGATCGTCCAGCACGCGATCAGCGGCGAAGCGGCGGCGCAAAAGACGGTGATCCTCGTCACCCACGAGACCACCGAAGCCGCGGTGCGCAAGGCCGTGGACGGTATCACCAAGGATGGTCACCTGACCGACAAGCCGCAGGTCATCCGGATCGAACGGGCAGGATAG
- a CDS encoding YcbK family protein — protein MTLKSAGWSLAKGERRTIAAALCSVLLASCTSAGDPTMSVGMPGYNASASDINAASTNKPIVAGDSSSQTATTQTTVMAEGDTALPETVAYVPITKPQAAFPLTAPAEAETIAGNTPQSLQQPTQTAQQTEAAAQKIAAADAAVTAPKPASAQAMNNPVYVTAGEAPTTDTPKKRGFLASMFGATPASAKPAPLVNTRAGEQPAVQAKPAPAAAKPIITLASADSTAKPVQLAPLGDDSGHITGSDALPGVRQTALFEIKRKSGLDDESDVDLNEDEGSGGLYQVASAAGMARLAPNGLLKQNESVDVACLKPSLVRVLKTIEGHYGRKMVVTSGYRDPARNRRANGAKNSLHMYCAAADIQVPGVSKWELASYVRTMPGRGGVGTYCHTESVHVDVGPERDWNWRCRRRSGGEG, from the coding sequence TTGACTTTGAAATCAGCAGGGTGGAGCCTCGCGAAGGGAGAACGCCGCACCATTGCGGCGGCGCTCTGCTCCGTGCTCCTGGCCTCCTGCACCTCGGCCGGCGACCCCACAATGTCGGTTGGCATGCCCGGCTACAATGCCTCCGCGTCGGACATCAACGCAGCCTCGACAAACAAGCCGATCGTGGCCGGCGATTCGTCGTCGCAGACGGCGACCACGCAGACCACAGTGATGGCGGAAGGCGACACAGCGCTGCCCGAGACGGTCGCCTACGTGCCGATTACCAAGCCGCAGGCGGCCTTCCCGCTCACCGCGCCGGCTGAAGCTGAAACGATTGCCGGGAACACGCCGCAATCGCTGCAGCAACCGACGCAGACGGCGCAGCAGACTGAGGCGGCGGCGCAGAAGATTGCCGCCGCCGACGCGGCCGTGACGGCACCGAAGCCGGCTTCGGCACAGGCGATGAACAATCCCGTCTATGTGACCGCAGGCGAAGCGCCGACTACCGACACGCCGAAGAAAAGGGGTTTCCTGGCCTCGATGTTTGGCGCCACGCCGGCTTCGGCGAAGCCCGCTCCACTGGTCAACACGCGCGCAGGCGAACAGCCGGCTGTGCAGGCCAAGCCCGCCCCGGCGGCGGCAAAGCCGATCATTACACTGGCCTCGGCCGATTCCACGGCGAAACCGGTGCAGCTGGCTCCGCTCGGCGACGACTCAGGTCACATCACCGGCAGCGATGCCCTGCCGGGCGTCCGCCAGACGGCGCTGTTCGAGATCAAGCGCAAATCCGGCCTCGACGACGAAAGCGACGTCGACCTCAACGAGGATGAAGGTTCGGGCGGCCTCTACCAGGTAGCCTCCGCCGCCGGCATGGCGCGCCTCGCGCCTAACGGCCTCTTGAAGCAGAACGAGAGCGTCGACGTGGCGTGCCTCAAGCCCTCGCTGGTGCGCGTGCTCAAGACGATCGAAGGCCACTACGGCCGCAAGATGGTCGTCACCTCCGGCTATCGCGACCCCGCCCGCAACCGCCGTGCCAACGGCGCCAAGAATTCGCTGCACATGTATTGCGCCGCCGCCGACATCCAGGTGCCGGGCGTCTCGAAATGGGAGCTGGCGAGCTACGTCAGGACGATGCCCGGCCGCGGCGGCGTCGGCACCTACTGCCACACCGAATCGGTCCACGTCGACGTCGGCCCCGAGCGCGACTGGAACTGGCGCTGCCGCCGGCGCAGCGGTGGCGAAGGCTGA
- a CDS encoding Thivi_2564 family membrane protein, whose translation MASSVLIGILITFLVIILVLYLIQRLPLDARMRQIAQIIVIIIGIVSLLKYLAVF comes from the coding sequence ATGGCTTCTTCCGTCCTGATCGGTATTCTGATCACGTTCCTCGTGATCATTCTGGTGCTTTATCTCATTCAGCGATTGCCGCTGGATGCCAGGATGCGGCAGATCGCGCAGATCATCGTCATCATCATCGGCATCGTTTCGCTATTGAAATATCTGGCCGTGTTTTAG
- a CDS encoding DUF6074 family protein, translating to MPMPLSFRFHFRGYAMLVRQWLIRCVSLVVRKMSPEKIRAFPIDRQAFLVREVAARLDSLHGDSATSFWRAKATELFDLVVRSGRDRAAASDEVRRFFFAVQKEISAGAAAEPMPILSA from the coding sequence ATGCCGATGCCATTAAGCTTCCGTTTCCACTTTCGCGGCTACGCCATGCTTGTTCGGCAATGGTTGATTCGTTGCGTCAGTCTCGTGGTTCGGAAGATGTCCCCAGAAAAAATCCGTGCATTCCCGATTGACCGTCAGGCATTCCTGGTTCGGGAGGTGGCTGCCAGGCTCGACAGTTTGCATGGCGACAGCGCCACCTCGTTCTGGAGGGCCAAGGCGACGGAGTTGTTCGATCTCGTCGTCAGGTCAGGCAGGGACAGGGCGGCGGCCAGCGACGAGGTGCGCAGGTTCTTCTTCGCCGTGCAAAAAGAGATATCGGCCGGCGCGGCCGCTGAGCCGATGCCAATTCTTTCCGCCTGA
- the glpX gene encoding class II fructose-bisphosphatase, protein MNVAHNIIAGLDRILTMELVRVTERAAVAAARLRGRGDEKAADQVAVDAMRQELNRLAIKGTVVIGEGERDEAPMLYIGEEVGTGKGPAVDIALDPLEGTTICAKNLPNALAVIAIAEKGSLLFAPDVYMDKIAIGPGYAEGVIDIDASPAENIASLAKAKGVAVSDVTACILDRPRHGKLIDAVRATGAAIRLIGDGDVAGVIHTTDPEETGIDIYLGIGGAPEGVLAAAALRCTGGQMQGRLILDTPEKVARAGKMGIADPKRVYRAEDMARGDVLFAATGVTDGNMLAGVKFGRNYITTHTIVLRSSSRTVREIKARHQDLEKF, encoded by the coding sequence ATGAACGTGGCCCACAACATTATCGCCGGACTTGACCGGATACTCACCATGGAACTGGTGCGCGTCACCGAACGCGCCGCCGTCGCGGCCGCCAGGCTGCGCGGACGCGGTGACGAAAAGGCCGCCGACCAGGTCGCGGTGGACGCCATGCGCCAGGAGCTCAATCGCCTCGCCATCAAGGGCACGGTGGTGATCGGCGAAGGCGAGCGGGACGAGGCGCCGATGCTCTATATCGGAGAGGAGGTCGGCACCGGCAAAGGCCCGGCGGTCGACATTGCGCTCGACCCGCTGGAAGGCACCACGATCTGCGCGAAGAACCTGCCCAACGCGCTGGCCGTGATCGCCATCGCCGAGAAGGGCAGCCTGCTGTTCGCGCCCGACGTCTACATGGACAAGATCGCCATCGGCCCGGGCTATGCCGAGGGCGTCATCGACATCGATGCCTCGCCGGCCGAAAACATAGCCAGCCTGGCAAAGGCCAAGGGCGTCGCGGTGTCCGACGTTACCGCTTGCATCCTCGACCGTCCGCGCCATGGCAAGCTGATCGACGCCGTGCGCGCCACCGGGGCGGCAATCCGGCTGATCGGCGATGGCGACGTCGCCGGTGTCATCCACACCACCGATCCCGAGGAAACCGGCATCGACATCTATCTCGGCATTGGCGGCGCGCCGGAGGGCGTGCTGGCCGCGGCGGCGCTGCGCTGCACGGGTGGCCAGATGCAGGGCCGCTTGATCCTCGATACGCCCGAAAAGGTCGCCCGCGCCGGCAAGATGGGTATTGCCGACCCGAAGCGGGTCTACCGGGCCGAGGACATGGCGCGCGGCGATGTGTTGTTCGCGGCCACCGGCGTCACCGACGGCAACATGCTGGCAGGGGTCAAGTTCGGCCGCAACTACATCACAACGCACACGATCGTGCTGCGCTCGTCGTCGCGCACCGTGCGCGAGATCAAGGCCCGGCATCAGGACCTGGAAAAGTTTTGA
- the phaC gene encoding class I poly(R)-hydroxyalkanoic acid synthase produces MSKTPDSGKAEDGGPSTVEQYLVKDPERFALNMARMIEQAGKAASAWAEPREKGEVRDHVAEPVVDMVKTFSKLSEYWLADPQRALEAQTRLFAGYMTVWANAIQRVSPDAERTEDAVKPERGDKRFQDPEWGRNAFFDFLKQAYLVTSRWAADLVEHAEGLDDHTRHKASFYVKQVSNAISPSNFILTNPELFRETIASNGENLVRGMKMLAEDIAAGKGDLKLRQADYSPFEIGRNIATTPGKVVGRSDVAEIIQYDPATETVLKRPLLICPPWINKFYILDLNPQKSFIRWAIEQGHTVFVISWINPDERHGMKNWEAYTREGLQYGLDTIEKATGEKEVNAIGYCVGGTLLAAALALLAQEGDDRIKSATFFTTQVDFTYAGDLKVFVDEEQVAAVEKAMNEKGYLDGTKMATAFNMLRSGDLIWPYVVNNYMRGKDPLPFDLLYWNADSTRMAAANHSFYLRNCYLENNLSRGRMELAGRTVSLADIKIPVYNLASREDHIAPALSVFLGSKYFGGEVEYVMAGSGHIAGVVNPPASGKYQYWTGGKPEGDFGEWIARATDHPGSWWPHWQSWIEAKDNNRVPARKAGKHMKTFGDAPGTYVKVRV; encoded by the coding sequence ATGTCCAAAACACCCGATTCGGGCAAAGCGGAAGATGGCGGACCTTCGACGGTCGAGCAATATCTGGTGAAGGATCCGGAACGCTTCGCCCTGAACATGGCGCGCATGATCGAGCAGGCCGGCAAGGCGGCTTCCGCCTGGGCCGAGCCGCGCGAGAAGGGCGAAGTGCGCGACCACGTCGCCGAACCGGTCGTCGACATGGTGAAGACCTTTTCCAAGCTCAGCGAATACTGGCTTGCCGACCCGCAACGCGCGCTCGAAGCACAGACGCGGTTGTTCGCCGGCTACATGACGGTTTGGGCGAACGCCATCCAGCGCGTCAGCCCCGATGCCGAGCGAACCGAGGACGCGGTCAAGCCGGAGCGCGGCGACAAGCGTTTCCAGGATCCGGAATGGGGCCGCAACGCCTTCTTCGATTTCTTGAAACAGGCCTATCTCGTCACCTCGCGCTGGGCGGCTGATCTTGTCGAGCACGCCGAGGGCCTGGATGACCACACCCGCCACAAGGCGAGCTTCTACGTCAAGCAGGTGTCCAACGCCATCTCGCCGTCAAATTTCATCCTGACCAATCCGGAACTGTTTCGCGAAACGATCGCCTCGAACGGCGAAAACCTTGTACGCGGCATGAAGATGCTGGCCGAGGACATCGCCGCCGGCAAGGGCGACCTGAAGCTGCGTCAGGCCGACTACTCGCCCTTCGAGATCGGCCGCAACATCGCCACCACCCCCGGCAAGGTGGTCGGCCGCAGCGACGTCGCCGAGATCATTCAATACGATCCCGCCACCGAGACGGTGCTGAAACGGCCGCTGCTGATCTGCCCGCCCTGGATCAACAAGTTCTACATACTCGACCTCAACCCGCAGAAATCCTTCATCCGCTGGGCGATCGAACAGGGCCACACCGTGTTCGTCATCTCCTGGATCAACCCTGATGAACGCCACGGCATGAAGAACTGGGAGGCTTATACAAGAGAGGGGCTGCAATACGGCCTCGACACTATCGAGAAGGCCACAGGCGAGAAAGAGGTCAACGCTATCGGCTACTGCGTCGGCGGCACGTTGCTGGCGGCGGCACTTGCCCTGCTGGCGCAGGAGGGTGACGATCGCATCAAATCGGCGACCTTCTTCACCACCCAGGTCGATTTCACCTATGCCGGCGACCTCAAGGTGTTCGTCGACGAGGAACAGGTCGCGGCGGTGGAAAAGGCGATGAACGAAAAGGGCTATCTCGACGGCACCAAGATGGCGACCGCCTTCAACATGCTGCGCTCGGGCGACCTGATCTGGCCCTATGTCGTCAACAACTACATGCGCGGCAAGGATCCCCTGCCCTTCGACCTGCTTTACTGGAATGCCGATTCGACACGCATGGCGGCGGCCAACCACTCCTTCTATTTGCGCAACTGCTATCTCGAGAACAACCTCTCGCGCGGCAGGATGGAACTTGCCGGACGCACCGTTTCGCTCGCCGACATCAAGATCCCCGTCTACAACCTCGCCTCCAGGGAAGACCACATCGCTCCCGCGCTGTCCGTCTTCCTCGGCTCGAAATATTTCGGTGGCGAGGTCGAATACGTGATGGCGGGCTCCGGTCATATCGCCGGCGTCGTCAACCCGCCCGCATCGGGCAAGTACCAGTACTGGACCGGCGGCAAGCCGGAGGGCGACTTCGGCGAGTGGATCGCAAGGGCCACCGACCATCCTGGCTCCTGGTGGCCGCACTGGCAGAGCTGGATAGAGGCTAAGGACAATAATCGCGTGCCTGCCCGCAAAGCAGGCAAGCATATGAAAACTTTTGGTGATGCCCCCGGCACCTATGTCAAGGTGCGTGTGTAA
- a CDS encoding DUF982 domain-containing protein yields MDRLQFEVPVRIAPGPGLPVEEIYSVEQALDFLQAWPLRRQGPIYQKAFNACFGATVDVVKTEDACRAFMAFCRVTGLMARDMMAPRKRGGQARGLQA; encoded by the coding sequence ATGGACAGACTGCAATTCGAGGTGCCGGTGCGTATCGCGCCCGGACCCGGCCTGCCTGTCGAGGAGATCTACAGCGTCGAACAGGCCCTTGATTTTCTCCAGGCCTGGCCGCTGCGCCGGCAAGGCCCGATTTACCAGAAGGCCTTCAACGCCTGCTTCGGCGCCACCGTGGACGTGGTCAAGACCGAGGATGCCTGCCGGGCGTTCATGGCGTTCTGCCGGGTGACCGGGCTGATGGCCCGGGACATGATGGCGCCGCGCAAGCGCGGTGGCCAGGCGAGAGGGCTGCAAGCCTGA